A single genomic interval of Rhizobium leguminosarum bv. trifolii WSM1325 harbors:
- a CDS encoding RNA binding S1 domain protein (PFAM: RNA binding S1 domain protein~SMART: Resolvase RNase H domain protein fold; RNA binding S1 domain protein~KEGG: rec:RHECIAT_CH0000981 probable transcriptional accessory protein (RNA binding S1 domain)), translated as MAADLRFLAARISAEINARPEQAKAAIELLDEGSTVPFIARYRKEVTGGLDDTQLRNLAERLVYLRELEARRDAIVESITGQGKMTDELMTKVAGAETKAELEDLYLPYKPKRRTRAEIARERGLGPLAETILADRAREPAVLAEGFVTADVPDVKTALEGARDIIAEGIAENADLLGRLRAHMRQAALLKAKVVDGKQATGEKFSDYFDHSERWATAPGHRALAMLRGWNEEVLTLTIEADAETTSPNKPVERMIVAAYEIGTSRPGDRWLMEVASWTWRVKLSMSLSLDLMRELRERAEEEAIHVFARNLKDLLLAAPAGSRATMGLDPGIRTGVKVAVVDGTGKVVATSTVYPFQPRNDVRGAQVELASLIRKHNVELISIGNGTGSRETEKLVADMLAELPAPKPTKVIVSEAGASVYSASATAAAEFPDLDVSLRGAVSIARRLQDPLAELVKIEPKSIGVGQYQHDVDQQKLSRSLDAVVEDAVNAVGVDLNTASAPLLSRVSGLGPSIADAIVRHRDSEGRFETRKDLLKVARLGGRTFEQCAGFLRIPNGKEPLDSSSVHPEAYGVAKKIVAACGRDLRALMGDSAVLKSVDPRQFIDEKFGLPTVRDIIAELEKPGRDPRPSFKTATFAEGVNEISDLKPGMVLEGTVTNVAAFGAFVDIGVHQDGLVHVSQLADRFVKDPHEVVKAGDVVKVRVVEVDAKRKRIALSMKRDDGSSAPPPRGDSRANQGSRPQNESRPAAAKPESQGAFGAALAEAMKRK; from the coding sequence ATGGCCGCAGACCTCCGTTTTCTCGCAGCCCGCATCTCCGCCGAAATCAACGCCCGGCCCGAACAGGCCAAAGCTGCAATCGAGCTGCTCGACGAAGGCTCTACCGTGCCCTTCATCGCCCGCTACCGCAAGGAAGTGACGGGCGGGCTGGATGATACGCAGCTGCGCAATCTCGCCGAGCGGCTGGTCTATCTGCGCGAACTAGAAGCTCGGCGCGACGCGATCGTCGAATCGATCACCGGCCAGGGCAAGATGACCGACGAGCTGATGACCAAGGTCGCAGGCGCCGAAACCAAGGCCGAGCTTGAGGATCTCTATCTGCCCTACAAGCCGAAGCGCCGCACGCGCGCCGAAATCGCCCGTGAACGTGGCCTCGGCCCGCTCGCCGAGACGATCCTCGCCGACCGCGCCAGGGAACCGGCGGTATTGGCCGAAGGCTTCGTCACCGCGGATGTGCCCGATGTGAAGACGGCGCTCGAAGGCGCGCGCGACATCATCGCCGAAGGCATTGCCGAAAATGCCGACCTGCTCGGCAGGTTGCGCGCCCATATGCGCCAGGCCGCGCTGCTGAAGGCGAAAGTCGTTGATGGCAAGCAGGCGACCGGCGAGAAGTTTTCCGATTATTTCGACCATTCCGAACGCTGGGCGACCGCCCCCGGCCACCGCGCGCTCGCCATGCTGCGCGGCTGGAACGAGGAGGTGCTGACGCTGACGATCGAGGCCGACGCCGAGACGACCTCTCCGAACAAGCCGGTCGAGCGCATGATCGTGGCCGCCTACGAGATCGGTACCAGCCGTCCCGGCGACCGCTGGCTGATGGAGGTCGCAAGCTGGACCTGGCGCGTCAAGCTTTCCATGTCGCTCTCGCTCGACCTGATGCGGGAACTGCGCGAAAGGGCCGAAGAGGAGGCGATCCATGTCTTCGCCCGCAATCTCAAGGATCTGCTTTTGGCTGCACCCGCCGGCTCGCGCGCGACGATGGGTCTTGATCCCGGCATCCGCACCGGCGTCAAGGTCGCCGTCGTCGACGGCACCGGCAAGGTGGTGGCGACATCGACCGTCTATCCCTTCCAGCCGAGGAACGATGTGCGCGGCGCCCAGGTCGAGCTCGCATCGCTGATCCGCAAGCACAATGTCGAGCTGATCTCGATCGGCAACGGCACCGGCAGCCGCGAAACCGAAAAGCTGGTGGCCGACATGCTGGCCGAGTTGCCGGCGCCGAAGCCGACCAAGGTCATCGTGTCGGAAGCCGGCGCCTCGGTCTATTCCGCCTCGGCGACCGCAGCGGCTGAATTCCCCGATCTCGACGTATCACTGCGCGGCGCCGTCTCCATCGCACGCCGCCTGCAGGATCCGCTGGCCGAACTCGTCAAGATCGAGCCGAAGTCGATCGGCGTCGGCCAATATCAGCACGACGTCGACCAGCAGAAGCTGTCGCGTTCGCTCGATGCCGTGGTGGAAGACGCAGTGAATGCCGTCGGGGTCGATCTCAATACCGCGTCTGCGCCGCTGCTGTCGCGCGTCTCCGGCCTCGGCCCGTCGATCGCCGACGCCATTGTCCGCCACCGCGACAGCGAAGGCCGTTTCGAGACGCGAAAGGATCTTCTGAAGGTCGCCCGCCTCGGCGGCCGCACTTTCGAGCAGTGCGCCGGCTTCCTGCGCATTCCGAACGGCAAGGAGCCGCTCGATTCCTCCTCGGTCCACCCGGAGGCCTATGGCGTCGCAAAGAAGATCGTCGCTGCCTGCGGCCGCGATCTGCGCGCGTTGATGGGCGATAGCGCGGTGTTGAAATCGGTTGATCCGCGCCAGTTCATCGACGAGAAATTCGGCCTGCCGACGGTCAGGGACATCATTGCGGAGCTGGAAAAGCCCGGCCGCGACCCGCGTCCGAGCTTCAAGACCGCGACCTTCGCCGAGGGCGTCAACGAAATTTCCGACCTCAAGCCCGGCATGGTGCTCGAAGGCACGGTGACCAATGTCGCGGCCTTCGGCGCCTTCGTCGATATCGGCGTGCACCAGGATGGCCTGGTGCATGTGTCCCAGCTTGCCGATCGCTTCGTCAAGGATCCCCACGAGGTCGTCAAGGCGGGTGATGTCGTCAAGGTGCGGGTTGTAGAAGTCGACGCCAAGCGCAAGCGCATCGCTCTTTCTATGAAACGCGATGACGGTTCTTCAGCGCCGCCGCCGCGGGGTGATTCTCGCGCGAACCAGGGTTCCCGGCCGCAGAACGAGAGCCGGCCCGCGGCCGCGAAACCCGAGAGCCAGGGCGCTTTCGGCGCGGCACTTGCCGAAGCGATGAAGCGAAAATAA
- a CDS encoding conserved hypothetical protein (KEGG: rec:RHECIAT_CH0000987 hypothetical protein): MNNPVMKPAWAGTTLRLDPSRFPQQVSYAIHDCSDDVNITIDERGAVLRKVLPSSGLPLSIALPKRVFKGVAARAIDHGDGEVTVTLELHHTDPELCIPLLVAHDLSDIAADWRSWSEAFRIPMLMVEADGVARPLEDHIGALRTSDLKPRRRHSYFANRRPRFLVRRTTGRLGVAMKIEGKEIIARN; this comes from the coding sequence ATGAACAATCCCGTTATGAAGCCCGCTTGGGCTGGCACGACGTTACGTCTCGATCCGTCCCGCTTTCCCCAACAGGTCAGCTACGCCATCCATGATTGTTCGGATGACGTCAATATCACCATAGACGAACGCGGCGCGGTCCTGCGCAAGGTCCTCCCCTCCAGCGGCCTGCCGCTCTCGATTGCGCTGCCCAAGCGCGTCTTCAAAGGTGTCGCCGCCCGCGCCATCGACCATGGCGACGGCGAAGTCACCGTGACGCTGGAGCTTCACCACACCGATCCGGAGCTCTGCATTCCGCTGCTCGTCGCCCATGATCTCAGCGATATCGCCGCCGACTGGCGCAGTTGGTCGGAAGCCTTCCGCATTCCGATGCTGATGGTCGAGGCCGACGGCGTTGCCCGGCCGCTCGAAGACCACATCGGCGCCTTACGCACCAGCGATCTCAAGCCGCGCCGCCGTCATTCCTACTTCGCCAATCGCCGTCCGCGCTTCCTCGTGCGCCGCACCACCGGCCGGCTGGGCGTCGCCATGAAGATCGAGGGCAAGGAAATCATCGCCCGCAACTGA
- a CDS encoding Phosphoglycerate mutase (PFAM: Phosphoglycerate mutase~KEGG: ret:RHE_CH00893 phosphoglycerate mutase protein) produces MSSAFPEIYLVRHGETEWSLSGRHTGRSDIPLTANGEAAARKLADRLAGLSFSAVWSSPSERARKTCTLAGFGSGAVMKDDLAEWDYGAYEGITTKAILADRPGWQLFRDGCPKGEFAANVGARADAVIHALRQTAGTILIFSSSHFLRVLAARWLGLPPEDGSRFVLDTASISVLGYEHDLTEPVIRRWNQR; encoded by the coding sequence ATGAGCAGTGCGTTTCCCGAGATCTACCTGGTCCGCCACGGTGAAACCGAATGGAGCCTGTCCGGGCGCCATACCGGACGCAGCGATATTCCCTTGACGGCGAACGGCGAGGCCGCCGCCCGCAAACTCGCCGACCGGCTGGCGGGCCTTAGCTTCTCCGCCGTCTGGTCGAGCCCGTCCGAGCGGGCCCGCAAGACCTGCACGCTCGCCGGATTCGGATCGGGCGCGGTGATGAAGGACGATCTCGCCGAGTGGGACTACGGCGCTTACGAAGGCATCACCACCAAGGCGATCCTTGCCGATCGCCCCGGCTGGCAGCTCTTCCGCGACGGCTGCCCGAAGGGCGAGTTCGCCGCCAATGTCGGCGCCCGCGCGGACGCCGTCATCCATGCGCTTCGCCAAACGGCCGGCACCATCCTGATCTTTTCGAGCTCGCATTTCCTGCGCGTCCTCGCCGCCCGCTGGCTTGGCCTGCCGCCCGAAGACGGCTCCCGTTTCGTGCTCGATACGGCCAGCATCAGCGTGCTCGGCTACGAGCACGATCTGACCGAGCCGGTCATCCGCCGCTGGAACCAGAGATAG
- a CDS encoding Pyridoxal-5'-phosphate-dependent protein beta subunit (PFAM: Pyridoxal-5'-phosphate-dependent protein beta subunit~KEGG: threonine dehydratase protein; K01754 threonine dehydratase), whose amino-acid sequence MTKQTPLSAAKIDDARKKIDPIFLNTNLLRADRLALSLVAKDETENPIRSFKGRGTGYFLADVVGDRTPLVTASAGNFGQGLAYNAARHGRSLVVFASVNANPLKIEAMRRFGAEVFLAGEDFDAAKEAAKIYAAERKLQFVEDGASAAIAEGAGTIAAELTEEVEDIDAVFIPLGNGALAAGIGCWFKSRSPRTRVVAVAAKGAPCMALSYNAGDVISTPEARTIADGIAVRIPVPSAVGWLKDTIDDVVLVDDDQLLDAMRFAHDTWKRLVEPAGAAGLAAILEQASALKGCRVATMLCGANLTDQQIKAWLPSAIKHNTNAC is encoded by the coding sequence ATGACAAAACAAACACCTCTTTCAGCCGCCAAAATCGACGATGCACGCAAAAAAATCGATCCGATTTTCCTGAACACCAACTTGTTGCGTGCCGATAGGCTCGCGCTGTCACTCGTCGCCAAGGACGAAACGGAAAATCCCATCCGCAGCTTCAAGGGGCGCGGGACGGGGTATTTTCTCGCCGACGTCGTTGGAGACAGAACTCCTCTGGTCACGGCATCAGCCGGGAATTTCGGCCAGGGGCTTGCTTACAATGCCGCGCGGCATGGGCGATCTCTGGTCGTGTTCGCCAGTGTCAACGCCAATCCGTTGAAGATCGAAGCCATGCGCCGGTTTGGGGCAGAAGTCTTTCTCGCCGGAGAAGATTTTGACGCTGCAAAGGAGGCCGCCAAAATCTACGCCGCCGAACGGAAGCTGCAGTTCGTCGAGGATGGAGCGAGCGCAGCCATTGCCGAAGGAGCAGGAACGATTGCGGCGGAGCTGACTGAAGAGGTCGAAGATATCGACGCCGTTTTCATACCGCTCGGCAACGGTGCTCTGGCGGCCGGAATAGGATGCTGGTTCAAATCACGATCACCGCGAACAAGGGTCGTCGCAGTCGCCGCAAAGGGCGCACCTTGCATGGCACTGTCCTACAATGCGGGTGACGTGATCTCAACGCCGGAGGCACGCACGATTGCCGATGGAATTGCTGTGCGGATTCCCGTCCCGTCGGCCGTCGGCTGGCTTAAAGACACGATCGATGACGTCGTTCTCGTGGATGACGATCAGCTTCTCGATGCAATGCGATTTGCTCATGACACATGGAAGCGTCTCGTCGAACCAGCCGGAGCAGCCGGGCTCGCTGCTATTCTTGAGCAGGCATCTGCCCTGAAAGGCTGCCGTGTAGCGACTATGTTGTGTGGTGCTAACCTCACGGATCAACAGATCAAGGCATGGCTTCCATCTGCCATAAAGCACAACACGAATGCCTGCTAG
- a CDS encoding 4-hydroxybenzoate polyprenyl transferase (TIGRFAM: 4-hydroxybenzoate polyprenyl transferase~PFAM: UbiA prenyltransferase~KEGG: rec:RHECIAT_CH0000986 4-hydroxybenzoate octaprenyltransferase protein) — MSGMHDTGDFNDRVSDAPSDNWVYRILPPWLWPYAQLARWDRPIGWQLLMWPCFWSATLAANAAIGEGLYSGSLLVSHLFLYFIGAVAMRGAGCTYNDLVDHEIDMEVARTRSRPLPSGRVTRRRAKIFIGLQALVGLFVLLQFNWLNVFLGVLSLGIVAFYPFAKRFTDWPQFYLGLAFSWGALMGWAGILGGLSFAAILLYAASVAWTIGYDTIYAHQDKEDDELIGVRSTARLFGDRTRQWLIGLYGLTLALMFIAFVLAGANLIAFLGLLGAAGMFAWQIVRLDIDDADQCLALFKSNNRVGLIIFFGLFVSLLFAIP; from the coding sequence ATGAGCGGCATGCACGATACCGGCGACTTCAACGATCGCGTCTCCGACGCACCTTCCGATAACTGGGTCTACCGGATCCTGCCGCCATGGCTTTGGCCCTATGCGCAGCTGGCGCGCTGGGATCGCCCGATCGGCTGGCAGCTCTTGATGTGGCCGTGCTTCTGGTCGGCGACACTTGCCGCCAATGCGGCGATCGGCGAGGGGCTCTATTCCGGCAGCCTGCTGGTGTCTCACCTGTTCCTTTATTTCATCGGCGCGGTCGCCATGCGCGGCGCCGGCTGCACCTATAACGATCTCGTCGACCACGAGATCGACATGGAAGTGGCGCGCACGCGGTCACGTCCGCTGCCCTCCGGCCGCGTCACCCGCCGCCGGGCGAAGATCTTCATCGGCTTGCAGGCGCTGGTCGGCCTGTTCGTGCTGTTGCAGTTCAACTGGCTCAACGTCTTCCTCGGCGTGCTCTCGCTCGGGATCGTGGCATTTTATCCCTTTGCCAAACGCTTCACCGACTGGCCGCAATTCTACCTCGGGCTTGCCTTCTCCTGGGGCGCGTTGATGGGTTGGGCCGGGATTTTGGGCGGCCTCTCCTTTGCCGCCATCCTGCTCTACGCCGCCTCCGTCGCCTGGACGATCGGCTATGACACGATCTATGCGCATCAGGACAAGGAAGATGACGAGTTGATCGGCGTCCGCTCCACCGCGCGCCTATTCGGCGACAGGACGCGGCAGTGGCTGATCGGTCTTTACGGACTGACGCTGGCGCTGATGTTTATTGCTTTCGTTCTCGCCGGCGCCAATCTCATCGCCTTTCTGGGTCTGCTCGGTGCGGCCGGCATGTTCGCCTGGCAGATCGTCCGGCTCGATATCGATGATGCCGACCAGTGCCTGGCGCTCTTCAAGTCAAACAACCGCGTCGGCCTGATCATCTTCTTCGGCCTCTTCGTCTCGCTGCTGTTTGCCATTCCCTGA
- a CDS encoding MltA-interacting MipA family protein (PFAM: MltA-interacting MipA family protein~KEGG: rec:RHECIAT_CH0000984 putative outer membrane scaffold protein, MipA family), producing MSHRSVVSISLAIALFSAGSAVAQESGQHFWSGDWYLSVGVAGFSAPKFEGSSHNEFKFSPLISVGRQGAGPRFSSRNDNPSFALIDKGAFRAGIVGKFVPSRDDGDGSELKGLKKVKWGAEAGGFVEVYPTDFLRARAEVRQGIRSHDGIVADLAVDAFTDIAPDLQLSGGPRATFATSGYYDAYYGVNAKQAAAGGLDPYKPSSGIQSYGAGAALTWKATENLSASSFLEYKRLAGPAADSSLVRERGSKNQVLIGVSATYKFNFSLQ from the coding sequence GTGTCTCATCGATCAGTCGTATCGATCTCTCTGGCTATTGCCCTTTTCTCTGCAGGATCGGCGGTCGCCCAGGAAAGCGGCCAGCACTTCTGGTCCGGCGACTGGTACCTGAGCGTTGGCGTCGCCGGCTTCTCCGCCCCGAAATTCGAGGGCTCGTCGCACAATGAATTCAAGTTCAGCCCGCTGATCTCGGTCGGCCGCCAGGGTGCTGGCCCGCGTTTTTCCTCGCGCAACGACAATCCGTCCTTCGCCCTCATCGACAAGGGCGCCTTCCGCGCCGGCATCGTCGGCAAGTTCGTGCCGTCGCGCGATGACGGCGACGGCAGCGAGCTGAAGGGCTTGAAGAAGGTCAAATGGGGGGCGGAAGCCGGCGGTTTCGTCGAGGTTTACCCGACCGACTTCCTTCGCGCCCGCGCCGAAGTCCGCCAGGGCATCCGCTCGCATGACGGCATCGTCGCCGATCTCGCGGTCGATGCCTTCACCGATATCGCCCCCGACCTGCAGCTATCAGGCGGCCCGCGCGCGACCTTCGCCACCAGCGGCTATTACGACGCCTATTACGGCGTCAACGCCAAGCAGGCGGCCGCAGGCGGGCTTGATCCCTATAAGCCGTCGTCGGGCATCCAATCCTATGGCGCAGGCGCGGCGCTGACCTGGAAGGCGACGGAAAACCTTTCGGCAAGTTCCTTCCTCGAATATAAGCGGCTGGCGGGTCCCGCCGCCGACAGCAGCCTCGTGCGCGAGCGCGGCTCGAAGAACCAGGTCCTGATCGGCGTCTCGGCGACCTACAAGTTCAATTTTTCCCTGCAGTGA
- a CDS encoding transcriptional regulator, AsnC family (PFAM: regulatory protein AsnC/Lrp family~SMART: regulatory protein AsnC/Lrp family~KEGG: transcriptional regulator protein) — MDDIDRTILSMLQENADIPGKVIADAVNLSPSAVERRISKLKQDGIIERIVAVVSPKAVDRTLSVLVELEIQNEHRHTLEQFQRWLDHAPEVQSCWYVTGDMDYVLLVAVRNLEEYNIFIERLMGEQQALVRKYKSLIALKTVKHGLGLSVLE; from the coding sequence GTGGATGATATTGATCGAACTATTCTGTCGATGCTGCAGGAGAATGCCGACATTCCCGGCAAGGTCATTGCTGACGCGGTCAATCTCTCACCTTCGGCCGTCGAACGGCGGATCAGCAAACTGAAGCAGGATGGGATCATCGAGAGGATCGTTGCGGTGGTCAGTCCGAAAGCCGTCGATCGCACACTGTCCGTTCTGGTTGAGCTTGAAATCCAGAACGAACATCGACACACGCTGGAGCAATTCCAGCGGTGGTTGGACCATGCGCCTGAAGTTCAGTCATGCTGGTATGTCACCGGCGACATGGACTATGTCCTGCTCGTGGCCGTCCGCAATCTTGAGGAATATAATATCTTCATTGAGCGGCTTATGGGCGAGCAACAGGCGCTCGTGCGAAAATACAAGAGCCTGATCGCACTCAAAACGGTCAAGCACGGATTGGGACTTTCCGTCCTTGAATGA
- a CDS encoding Cyclopropane-fatty-acyl-phospholipid synthase (PFAM: Cyclopropane-fatty-acyl-phospholipid synthase; Methyltransferase type 11; Methyltransferase type 12~KEGG: ret:RHE_CH00892 cyclopropane-fatty-acyl-phospholipid synthase protein) — protein MASAFLSIVEKIIRKGSLKLTIANGETHTIGDGTGETVVARLADQEAEDAIRRDPAMKLGEMYMQGRFILEQGNIYDFLSLVKQNTTNEIFDFKMAALLLGRIAKQQLKSRVPVNRNKHNVAHHYDLSAKLFDLFLDEDWQYSCAYFEPPGIGLDEAQLAKKRHIAAKLLLEPNQRILEIGSGWGGMGMYLTEATDGAEFTGITLSEEQLKVSRTRAEKRGLADRVRFELQDYRTMTGRKFDRIVSVGMFEHVGIGHYGNFFRKVSDLLDDNGVMVLHSIGRPKPSFGTNAFIEKYIFPGGYIPSVGEVVPPLEKAGLLVKDIEILPLHYAYTLRHWRERFVARKAEAVALYDEQFFRMWEFYLAGSEIGFRWDELFILQIQIAKNQFAVPDNRNYIARNEAKLKEFEAGRAPLEKVTF, from the coding sequence ATGGCGTCGGCATTCTTATCGATCGTCGAAAAAATCATCCGCAAGGGTTCGTTGAAACTTACCATCGCCAACGGCGAAACCCACACTATCGGCGACGGCACCGGTGAAACCGTTGTCGCCCGCCTTGCCGATCAGGAGGCCGAGGACGCCATCCGGCGCGACCCGGCCATGAAACTCGGCGAAATGTACATGCAAGGCCGGTTCATTCTCGAACAGGGCAACATTTACGATTTCCTGTCGCTGGTGAAACAGAACACCACCAACGAGATCTTCGATTTCAAGATGGCGGCACTGCTCCTCGGCCGCATTGCCAAGCAGCAGCTGAAGAGCCGTGTGCCGGTCAATCGCAACAAGCACAATGTCGCCCACCATTACGATCTGTCGGCCAAGCTCTTCGATCTTTTCCTCGACGAGGACTGGCAATATTCCTGCGCCTATTTCGAGCCGCCGGGCATTGGTCTCGACGAGGCACAGCTCGCCAAGAAACGCCATATCGCCGCCAAGCTTCTGCTCGAGCCGAACCAGCGTATCCTGGAGATCGGCTCCGGCTGGGGCGGCATGGGCATGTACCTGACGGAGGCGACCGACGGTGCCGAGTTCACCGGCATCACACTGAGTGAGGAGCAGCTCAAGGTCTCGCGTACGCGCGCCGAAAAGCGCGGCCTTGCCGACCGGGTGCGGTTCGAACTGCAGGACTACCGCACCATGACGGGCAGGAAGTTCGACCGTATCGTCTCGGTCGGCATGTTCGAACATGTCGGCATCGGCCACTACGGCAATTTCTTCCGCAAGGTATCGGATCTCCTCGACGACAACGGCGTCATGGTGCTGCATTCGATCGGCCGCCCGAAGCCGAGCTTCGGCACCAATGCGTTCATCGAGAAATACATCTTCCCGGGCGGCTACATCCCTTCCGTCGGCGAGGTCGTGCCGCCACTTGAGAAGGCCGGACTGCTGGTCAAGGATATCGAAATCCTGCCGCTGCATTATGCCTATACGCTGCGCCATTGGCGCGAGCGTTTCGTGGCGCGCAAGGCCGAAGCGGTGGCGCTTTACGACGAGCAGTTCTTCCGCATGTGGGAGTTCTATCTGGCCGGTTCCGAAATAGGGTTCCGCTGGGACGAGCTCTTCATCCTGCAGATCCAGATCGCCAAGAACCAGTTCGCCGTTCCCGACAATCGCAATTACATCGCCCGCAATGAAGCAAAGCTGAAGGAATTCGAGGCGGGGCGCGCTCCGCTCGAAAAGGTGACGTTCTGA